From one Comamonas piscis genomic stretch:
- a CDS encoding PaaI family thioesterase yields the protein MTAADPEPALSAYPEVAPFAEWLGLVTETAAGGRAVLRLALRKELLNRRGAIHGGVLASMLDSAMARASRTLEGVEELGGTTDLHVQYMQPAEGDLQVKAWVEHAAQTLVFCRAEIRDAADRLVASGTASLRIRRKRSQRSP from the coding sequence ATGACCGCTGCCGACCCTGAGCCAGCGCTATCCGCCTACCCGGAGGTGGCCCCTTTTGCCGAATGGCTGGGCCTGGTGACCGAGACGGCCGCTGGCGGCCGTGCCGTGCTCCGGCTTGCGCTGCGCAAAGAGCTTCTGAACCGCCGGGGCGCCATCCATGGCGGCGTGCTTGCCAGCATGCTCGACAGCGCCATGGCCCGTGCCAGCCGGACCTTGGAAGGGGTGGAGGAGCTGGGTGGCACCACCGACCTGCATGTGCAGTACATGCAGCCGGCGGAGGGCGACTTGCAGGTCAAGGCCTGGGTGGAGCATGCGGCCCAAACCTTGGTGTTTTGCCGGGCGGAAATCCGCGATGCAGCAGACCGCCTGGTGGCTTCAGGCACCGCCTCGTTGAGAATTCGCCGAAAACGGAGCCAACGGTCTCCGTGA
- a CDS encoding TRAP transporter substrate-binding protein has protein sequence MTELSRRSLIKGLTALPAAGMVSGFPRIARAAEFSLKYGNNLPLSHPLNIRAQEAADRIRKESNGRVELAIYPNNQLGGDTDMLSQVRSGGIDFFTPSALVIATLVPAAAINAVGFAFNNYDQVWKAMDGQVGAMVRAEIAKRKLYAFEKMWDNGFRQTTSSKGAVQSAKDMDGLKIRVPVSPMPIAMFKGLGAAPASLQFSEVYSSLQTRIVDAQENPLPIIQVAKLYEVQKFCSLTNHIWDGYWFIANGRMWESLPADVKKIVATAINDAGMAQRGDISQLNASVQADLASKGLQFNQPDAESFRAALRSSGFYKDWQGRFGKDVWSLLEGAVGKLA, from the coding sequence ATGACCGAACTCAGCCGCCGTTCCCTCATCAAGGGACTGACCGCCTTGCCTGCCGCAGGCATGGTGTCGGGCTTTCCCCGGATCGCGCGGGCGGCCGAGTTCTCGCTGAAGTACGGCAACAACCTGCCGCTCAGCCACCCGCTCAATATCCGCGCCCAAGAGGCAGCCGACCGCATCCGCAAGGAAAGCAATGGCCGGGTGGAGCTGGCCATCTACCCCAACAACCAGCTGGGCGGTGACACCGACATGCTGTCGCAGGTGCGCTCGGGCGGGATTGATTTCTTCACCCCTTCGGCGCTGGTGATTGCCACCTTGGTGCCAGCAGCGGCCATCAATGCGGTGGGCTTTGCGTTCAACAACTACGACCAGGTCTGGAAGGCGATGGACGGCCAGGTCGGCGCGATGGTGCGGGCCGAGATCGCCAAGCGCAAGCTCTATGCGTTCGAGAAGATGTGGGACAACGGTTTCCGCCAGACCACCAGCAGCAAGGGCGCGGTGCAGAGCGCCAAGGACATGGATGGCCTCAAGATCCGCGTGCCGGTGAGCCCCATGCCAATTGCGATGTTCAAGGGCCTGGGCGCGGCGCCGGCCAGCCTGCAGTTCTCCGAGGTGTATTCGTCGCTGCAGACGCGCATTGTGGATGCGCAAGAGAACCCGCTGCCCATCATCCAGGTGGCCAAGCTGTACGAGGTGCAGAAGTTCTGCTCGCTGACCAACCATATCTGGGATGGTTACTGGTTCATCGCCAACGGCCGCATGTGGGAGAGCCTGCCGGCCGATGTGAAGAAGATCGTCGCCACCGCCATCAACGATGCCGGCATGGCGCAGCGGGGTGATATCAGCCAGCTCAATGCCTCCGTGCAGGCTGACCTGGCCAGCAAGGGCCTGCAGTTCAACCAGCCGGATGCCGAGAGCTTTCGCGCGGCGCTGCGCAGCTCGGGCTTTTACAAGGACTGGCAAGGCCGCTTTGGCAAGGACGTGTGGAGCCTGCTCGAAGGCGCCGTCGGCAAGCTCGCATAA
- a CDS encoding enoyl-CoA hydratase/isomerase family protein — MQHLLIEDRGAVRILTLNRPAKHNALNTVLTQELLDSLRAADRDPAIHAVVLTGAGKSFCAGADTTEFSALTPEEPQAVTARADLTTALHLVFSQMNKPVISAVRGNALGGGAGLAIACDLAVMSETVRFGYPELKHGIVAAVVMANLVRQVGRKQAFELVALAEPLDGPGAKAMGLCNRVVPDAQVLETALQMAQTIAGWSPVAMATTKRSFHRVADLALGPALEVGRDANVMMRGFRKAKEA; from the coding sequence ATGCAACATCTATTGATTGAAGACCGTGGTGCCGTCCGCATCCTCACGTTGAATCGCCCCGCAAAGCACAATGCGCTCAACACCGTGCTGACCCAAGAATTGCTCGACAGCCTGCGCGCGGCCGACCGTGATCCTGCTATCCATGCCGTGGTGCTGACGGGGGCGGGCAAGTCGTTTTGCGCCGGTGCCGACACCACCGAGTTTTCTGCACTCACCCCCGAAGAACCGCAGGCGGTGACCGCCCGGGCTGATCTGACGACGGCCTTGCATCTGGTTTTCTCGCAGATGAACAAGCCGGTGATCTCGGCCGTACGAGGCAACGCGTTGGGCGGCGGGGCTGGCCTGGCGATTGCCTGCGATCTGGCGGTGATGTCGGAGACGGTGCGCTTTGGGTATCCGGAGCTCAAGCACGGCATCGTTGCTGCGGTGGTGATGGCCAACCTGGTGCGCCAGGTGGGGCGCAAGCAGGCTTTTGAGCTGGTGGCGCTGGCCGAGCCGCTGGATGGCCCGGGGGCCAAGGCCATGGGCTTGTGCAACCGCGTGGTGCCTGATGCGCAGGTGCTGGAGACGGCTTTGCAAATGGCTCAAACCATTGCAGGCTGGAGCCCGGTGGCCATGGCCACCACCAAGCGCAGCTTTCACCGGGTTGCCGATCTGGCCTTGGGACCCGCATTGGAAGTGGGGCGTGACGCCAATGTGATGATGCGCGGTTTTCGCAAAGCGAAGGAGGCCTGA
- a CDS encoding MarR family winged helix-turn-helix transcriptional regulator, translating to MPSADAQEPKTASHFKELVSFRLNMLASHWSRLAAESNQRDFELDPREWRILGMLGANAPMSLQGLAREVNIDKSLASRAVSLMIDRGLLQRGADQSDGRGVQLSLTAKGKQLYRKVFPKAVKRNEELLSVLSSQEREVFDRALDLLTAHAHETLARERAKAAKPKRKPGAVIAAD from the coding sequence ATGCCTTCCGCAGATGCTCAGGAGCCCAAGACCGCCAGCCATTTCAAGGAGCTGGTGTCGTTTCGCCTGAACATGCTTGCAAGCCATTGGAGCCGCCTGGCTGCAGAGTCGAACCAACGTGATTTCGAGCTGGACCCCCGGGAATGGCGGATCCTGGGAATGTTGGGTGCGAATGCGCCCATGTCCCTGCAAGGCCTGGCACGTGAGGTGAATATCGACAAGAGTCTGGCCAGCCGTGCGGTGTCGCTGATGATTGACCGAGGCCTTCTGCAGCGCGGCGCGGACCAGTCCGATGGCCGGGGCGTGCAATTGAGCCTCACGGCCAAGGGCAAGCAGCTCTACCGCAAGGTGTTCCCCAAGGCCGTCAAGCGCAATGAGGAGCTGCTGTCGGTGCTCAGCAGCCAGGAGCGCGAGGTTTTCGACCGGGCGCTGGACCTGCTGACGGCGCATGCGCATGAGACCTTGGCCCGCGAGCGCGCAAAGGCGGCCAAGCCCAAACGCAAACCGGGCGCGGTCATCGCCGCCGATTGA
- a CDS encoding LacI family DNA-binding transcriptional regulator: protein MPNHPAMHPERLTLKTVAALAGVSTATADRVLNQRPGVRPITVQKVRQAAQALGYLPDALANAAPQSAPWKLAFVLPQGQNPYLRMLGDTIGFSESHQAPFNVKCQVEYVESFNPEALAATLLRLGKRVQGIAFMAIEHPAVREAVQQLADRGVPTLTVISDLDNSARIAYVGLDNRAAGRTAAYLLARFIGSQRRDAQIALIAGSRSYLAHEEREGGFLQLHAEQFPDMQILGLRESYDDASRNYQQTKELLQRHPHIAGIYNIGGSSDGVGRALQEAGREHQVALIGHGLTPDTRALLINGTMDAVITQSHLGIIMSCIRMFSNLRDQLDTMTAVDIVRSQIIFRENLP, encoded by the coding sequence ATGCCTAACCACCCTGCCATGCACCCGGAGCGTCTCACGCTCAAAACCGTGGCCGCCCTGGCGGGCGTCTCCACCGCGACCGCCGACCGGGTGCTGAACCAGCGCCCCGGCGTGCGCCCCATCACCGTGCAGAAAGTGCGCCAAGCCGCGCAAGCGCTGGGATACCTGCCCGATGCGCTAGCCAATGCTGCGCCCCAATCCGCGCCGTGGAAGCTGGCCTTTGTGCTGCCCCAAGGGCAGAACCCCTACCTGCGCATGCTCGGCGACACCATTGGTTTTTCAGAAAGCCACCAGGCGCCCTTCAACGTCAAATGCCAGGTGGAATATGTCGAAAGCTTCAACCCCGAAGCGCTGGCCGCCACCTTGCTGCGCCTGGGCAAACGGGTACAGGGCATCGCCTTTATGGCGATCGAGCACCCGGCGGTGCGCGAAGCGGTGCAACAGCTCGCCGACCGGGGCGTGCCTACGTTGACTGTGATCTCCGACCTGGACAACAGCGCCCGCATTGCCTATGTGGGGCTGGACAACCGCGCCGCCGGCCGCACCGCCGCCTACCTGCTGGCCCGCTTTATCGGCAGCCAGCGCCGCGATGCGCAAATCGCGCTGATAGCAGGATCGCGCAGCTACCTGGCACATGAGGAGCGCGAGGGCGGCTTTCTGCAACTGCATGCCGAGCAGTTCCCCGACATGCAGATCCTGGGCCTGCGCGAGAGCTATGACGATGCATCCCGCAACTACCAGCAGACCAAAGAATTGCTGCAGCGCCACCCGCATATCGCCGGCATCTACAACATCGGTGGTTCATCGGATGGGGTTGGGCGGGCATTGCAGGAAGCCGGCCGCGAGCACCAGGTCGCCCTCATTGGCCACGGCCTCACCCCCGACACCCGCGCCCTGCTGATCAACGGCACCATGGACGCCGTCATCACCCAAAGCCACCTGGGCATCATCATGAGCTGCATCCGCATGTTCAGCAATCTGCGGGATCAGCTCGACACAATGACGGCGGTGGACATCGTGCGGAGTCAGATTATTTTTCGGGAGAATTTGCCTTGA
- a CDS encoding NAD(P)H-dependent flavin oxidoreductase, with amino-acid sequence MANRITRLLGIRHPIVQAGMSWASSNAALPAAVSNAGGLGVLAAGPLRLEDFIRTLDALAGATDKPYAVNIPLYRPQVAEILDAMVARKVPVVIASQGGPKAHLPRFRDYGAVWIQVVSTLEHAKKAEAAGVDALVVVGGEAGGHPPANEVSTLVTVRRVLQEVSIPVIAGGGVADGWGIAALLALGADAVQLGTRFLLTDEAAVHDNYKAAVLAADVHDTALIGRRSLPVRGLRNAFAQAIFDAERDQLAQDDYDALFKKSSLKQAALDGDIEWGKVELGQSAGLVSQIQPAAQVMAQLVQELAQASARLAAMELATHNHFDNQPL; translated from the coding sequence ATGGCGAATCGGATCACCCGCTTGCTGGGTATACGGCACCCCATCGTGCAGGCGGGTATGAGCTGGGCTTCATCGAATGCGGCACTGCCTGCGGCGGTCTCCAATGCGGGGGGGCTGGGGGTGCTGGCGGCAGGCCCGCTGCGCCTGGAGGACTTCATCCGCACCCTCGATGCACTGGCTGGTGCGACTGACAAGCCCTATGCCGTGAACATCCCCTTGTACCGACCCCAGGTGGCGGAGATTCTGGACGCGATGGTGGCGCGCAAGGTGCCGGTGGTGATTGCCTCGCAAGGGGGCCCCAAGGCGCACCTGCCGCGTTTCCGGGACTATGGCGCTGTGTGGATACAGGTGGTATCGACCTTGGAGCATGCCAAGAAGGCCGAGGCGGCAGGTGTGGATGCGCTGGTGGTGGTGGGCGGTGAAGCCGGCGGCCACCCGCCTGCCAATGAGGTGAGCACGCTGGTGACGGTACGCCGTGTGCTGCAAGAGGTGTCGATTCCGGTGATTGCCGGTGGCGGTGTGGCCGATGGCTGGGGCATTGCGGCCTTGCTGGCGCTGGGTGCCGATGCCGTGCAGTTGGGTACACGCTTCTTGCTGACGGATGAAGCGGCCGTGCATGACAACTACAAGGCTGCGGTGCTGGCGGCCGATGTGCACGACACGGCCTTGATCGGGCGCAGAAGTCTTCCGGTACGGGGCTTGCGCAATGCCTTTGCCCAGGCCATTTTTGATGCCGAACGTGACCAGCTGGCGCAGGACGACTACGACGCCTTGTTCAAAAAGAGCTCGCTCAAGCAAGCGGCGCTGGACGGGGATATTGAATGGGGCAAGGTCGAGCTGGGGCAGTCGGCCGGCTTGGTCTCGCAGATCCAACCCGCAGCGCAAGTGATGGCGCAACTGGTGCAGGAATTGGCGCAGGCCAGCGCCCGCCTGGCGGCCATGGAGCTGGCTACCCACAACCACTTTGACAACCAACCGCTCTGA
- a CDS encoding hydroxymethylglutaryl-CoA lyase → MMLNTSLSREDDGRDVVLCECFARDGLQHESVMLPTATKVDLIRRFADIGFARIEATSYSNPKVIPQFADASELLQALPRAAGAFYKATCANLRAVERALADREAGYGANEISLLVSATDTHSLKNLARSRADQWQNIAQMAAAAAEQFRLIGTISMAFGCPFEGWVDPESVLADVGRFRDAGVRYVTLGDTTGTATPRVTAEMFRRMRSAYPDVTPIAHFHDTRGTGLVNYVAALDAGVRHFDCAMGGVGGHPAKVKYGGGHTGNVSSEDLIDLFENMGVKTGIDMQALLETAELCEAVLGRELHARVVRSGLNPLRGAAR, encoded by the coding sequence ATGATGCTGAATACGTCTCTCTCCCGCGAAGACGATGGGCGCGATGTGGTCCTGTGCGAGTGCTTTGCACGCGATGGCCTGCAGCATGAGTCGGTGATGCTGCCCACCGCCACCAAGGTGGACCTGATCCGGCGTTTTGCCGACATAGGGTTTGCGCGCATCGAGGCGACCTCGTATTCCAACCCCAAGGTGATTCCCCAGTTTGCCGATGCCAGCGAGCTGCTGCAGGCGCTGCCGCGTGCAGCGGGTGCGTTTTACAAGGCGACCTGTGCCAATCTCCGCGCGGTGGAGCGGGCACTGGCCGACCGCGAGGCCGGCTATGGCGCCAACGAGATCAGTCTGCTGGTGTCGGCAACCGACACCCATTCCTTGAAGAACCTGGCCCGCAGCCGGGCGGACCAATGGCAGAACATTGCGCAGATGGCCGCAGCCGCTGCTGAGCAGTTCCGGCTGATCGGAACGATCTCGATGGCCTTTGGTTGCCCTTTCGAAGGGTGGGTCGACCCCGAGAGCGTGCTGGCCGATGTGGGACGCTTTCGGGATGCCGGGGTGCGCTATGTGACCCTGGGCGACACGACGGGCACCGCAACGCCGCGTGTGACGGCAGAGATGTTCAGGCGCATGCGATCGGCCTACCCCGATGTGACGCCGATTGCGCACTTTCATGACACGCGCGGCACCGGCTTGGTGAACTATGTGGCTGCGCTGGATGCCGGTGTGCGGCACTTTGACTGCGCGATGGGCGGCGTGGGTGGCCATCCCGCCAAGGTGAAATACGGCGGCGGCCACACGGGCAATGTCAGCAGCGAGGACCTGATCGACCTGTTCGAGAACATGGGTGTCAAGACCGGTATCGACATGCAGGCCTTGCTGGAGACCGCAGAGCTGTGCGAAGCGGTACTGGGACGAGAGCTACATGCCCGCGTGGTGCGCAGCGGCTTGAACCCCTTGCGCGGAGCAGCGCGATGA
- a CDS encoding AMP-binding protein, whose product MQLLNDALVPVPVTLAQVLNAVCQDRGEAQAYVGPGECWSWAQITAQSRRIAAGLHAAGIVKGDHVGLMLGNSGEWIAAFFACATVGAVTVPVNTRFKADELLFCLKQADVRLLIHADSFLGIDFTGMLRQLEPAIDTQLPGAALPQLRQVVCIGGQGLAVAVTSYEAFLADGARVGDAALDALAAQVRPDDILLIQYTSGTTSFPKGVMLTHANMLGDAACVARRMGVTADDRYFSIRPFFHVAGSTLSVLVSLVSGCCLLSLPKFDVAQALEVLERERCTLTSGNDTIFLMLMGHESFDASRLHLKGGWAAAGPEVMQKIRDVMGVPHVCNAYGQSEASPNVLLSDHDDAFELRRDGFMRPHPGVEVRIADAQTGALVAPGQGQGEIQVRGWNVMRGYYNMPEATAKAMTEDGWLRTGDIGEQSADGRFRMVGRLKDMYRVGGENVAPAEVEEVLHAHPAVQQAQVIGVPDARLGEVTGAFVLLKPGQQVSRHELIAWCKARCANFKVPRYLELVDSFENIDMTGSSKVQKNKLRAHAILLWKIQADTVAA is encoded by the coding sequence ATGCAGCTGCTCAATGATGCGCTGGTGCCCGTGCCTGTCACCTTGGCACAGGTGTTGAATGCGGTGTGCCAGGATCGGGGCGAGGCACAGGCCTATGTGGGGCCAGGCGAATGCTGGAGCTGGGCGCAGATCACCGCACAGAGTCGGCGCATTGCGGCAGGCCTGCATGCTGCCGGCATAGTCAAAGGCGACCATGTGGGCCTGATGCTGGGAAACTCCGGCGAATGGATTGCCGCCTTTTTTGCCTGTGCCACGGTGGGAGCGGTGACGGTGCCGGTCAATACCCGCTTCAAGGCAGATGAGCTGCTGTTCTGCCTGAAGCAGGCCGATGTACGGCTGTTGATCCATGCCGACAGTTTTCTGGGCATTGACTTCACAGGCATGCTGCGCCAGTTGGAGCCCGCCATCGATACGCAGTTGCCCGGTGCGGCGCTGCCCCAGCTGCGCCAAGTGGTATGCATCGGTGGCCAGGGCCTTGCTGTGGCTGTGACCTCGTATGAGGCATTTCTGGCGGACGGCGCTCGGGTGGGCGATGCGGCGCTCGACGCGCTGGCAGCGCAGGTGCGCCCGGACGACATTCTGTTGATCCAGTACACCTCGGGAACCACCTCGTTCCCCAAGGGAGTGATGCTGACCCATGCCAACATGCTGGGCGACGCGGCCTGCGTGGCCAGGCGCATGGGCGTGACAGCCGATGACCGCTACTTCAGCATTCGACCGTTTTTCCATGTGGCGGGCAGTACCTTGTCGGTGCTGGTGTCGCTGGTGTCGGGTTGCTGCCTGCTCAGCTTGCCCAAGTTTGATGTGGCGCAGGCACTGGAGGTGCTGGAGCGCGAGCGTTGCACGTTGACTTCAGGCAACGACACGATCTTTCTGATGCTGATGGGCCATGAGAGCTTCGATGCCTCACGCCTGCATTTGAAAGGTGGCTGGGCGGCCGCCGGGCCGGAGGTGATGCAGAAGATCCGCGATGTGATGGGGGTGCCGCATGTCTGCAATGCCTACGGCCAGTCGGAGGCTTCGCCCAATGTGCTGCTGAGTGACCACGATGATGCGTTTGAGCTGCGTCGGGATGGCTTCATGCGGCCCCACCCGGGGGTGGAGGTTCGGATTGCCGATGCGCAAACGGGGGCGCTGGTTGCCCCTGGCCAGGGGCAGGGTGAGATCCAGGTGCGCGGCTGGAACGTGATGCGTGGCTACTACAACATGCCCGAGGCCACCGCCAAGGCCATGACCGAGGATGGCTGGCTGCGCACCGGCGACATAGGGGAGCAGAGTGCCGATGGCCGCTTTCGCATGGTCGGGCGGCTCAAGGACATGTACCGCGTGGGCGGAGAGAACGTGGCACCTGCCGAGGTGGAAGAGGTGCTGCATGCCCACCCGGCAGTGCAGCAAGCGCAGGTCATTGGTGTGCCCGATGCCCGCCTGGGCGAGGTGACCGGTGCTTTTGTGCTGCTCAAACCCGGCCAGCAGGTGAGTCGCCATGAACTCATCGCCTGGTGCAAAGCGCGCTGCGCGAATTTCAAGGTGCCTCGTTACCTGGAGCTGGTGGACAGCTTTGAGAACATCGACATGACAGGCAGCAGCAAGGTGCAGAAGAACAAGCTCCGCGCGCACGCGATTCTGCTGTGGAAGATCCAAGCCGATACGGTGGCCGCATGA
- a CDS encoding Bug family tripartite tricarboxylate transporter substrate binding protein, whose translation MLKFRRALIGVAVLAAASLAAPGAMAQGDYPSRAIVLVNPYAVGGSADLLGRALAKELGDLLGQPVIVENKAGGGASIGAAFVAKAAPDGYTLLLGTAAAHTVTPLATKVAYHGVDDFEFIGMVANVPNVLTVHPSVPAKTLKEFIALAKSEPGKLSYASAGMGSSPHIGAETFKHAAGVDLLHVPYKGAAPAVNDMVAGVAQVGFLNISAVLPFIKSNRLRALAYGGSKRSPDMPDVPTFAEAGVANSEMGSWYSLAAPAKTPAAVVDKLAAALQTVQSKPEFKKLLLAQNAEPMPQMKAQATEFIKVDGKRLAELVQATGMKLQN comes from the coding sequence ATGTTGAAATTTCGTCGTGCGCTGATCGGTGTTGCGGTACTTGCCGCTGCCAGCCTGGCTGCACCGGGGGCCATGGCTCAGGGCGACTACCCGTCGCGCGCCATCGTCCTGGTCAACCCCTATGCAGTAGGTGGCTCTGCTGACTTGCTGGGGCGGGCCTTGGCCAAGGAACTGGGTGATCTGCTGGGCCAGCCGGTGATTGTGGAGAACAAGGCGGGAGGAGGCGCTTCGATTGGTGCGGCCTTTGTAGCCAAGGCGGCGCCGGATGGCTACACCTTGCTGTTGGGCACGGCGGCAGCGCATACGGTTACCCCGCTCGCCACCAAGGTGGCCTATCACGGCGTGGACGATTTTGAGTTCATCGGCATGGTGGCCAATGTGCCCAATGTGCTGACGGTGCACCCTTCGGTGCCAGCCAAGACGCTCAAAGAGTTCATCGCGCTGGCCAAGTCTGAGCCGGGCAAGCTGAGCTATGCCTCGGCGGGTATGGGCTCATCGCCGCACATCGGTGCGGAGACCTTCAAACATGCAGCCGGGGTGGACCTGCTGCATGTGCCCTACAAAGGCGCAGCACCGGCGGTGAACGACATGGTGGCGGGTGTGGCTCAGGTCGGATTTTTGAATATCTCGGCGGTGCTGCCCTTCATCAAATCCAACCGCTTGCGGGCTTTGGCCTATGGCGGCAGCAAGCGGTCTCCGGACATGCCCGATGTGCCCACCTTTGCAGAGGCGGGTGTTGCCAACAGCGAAATGGGCAGCTGGTATTCGCTCGCCGCGCCGGCCAAGACGCCAGCGGCCGTGGTGGACAAGCTGGCGGCCGCTTTGCAGACCGTGCAGTCCAAACCAGAGTTCAAGAAGCTGCTGCTGGCCCAGAACGCGGAGCCCATGCCGCAAATGAAAGCGCAGGCGACCGAGTTCATCAAGGTGGATGGAAAGCGGCTTGCCGAGCTGGTGCAGGCCACGGGCATGAAATTGCAAAACTGA
- a CDS encoding CaiB/BaiF CoA transferase family protein — MRPLEGITILDLSRVLACPFASMILAELGAEVIKVEQPGTGDETRSFEPKMQGEGGDVSAYYLAFNRSKRSVTVNLRSEQGQAVVRQLAAQADVVLENFPVGNLRKYGLDYPSLSAINDQLVYVSCTGFGMTGPYAQRKGYDTVFQAMAGIMSLTGERGGGPVKPGLPVADLSSGLWVAIAVLTALTGRAKSGKGSHVDFSMFDGQVGLLSLAAARWFALGEVPERLGTEHPGRIPSAAFVCGDGKWVQITGSDQHWAPLCNLLGLEAWAADAALAKNAERLARREEVMAGLQAAIARLDRDELCRRCDAVGVPAGPILQVDEVLSNAHVAARGMVVEYPHPQIGSFRGLRIPFRFDGFDDPEVQRPPLLGEHTDEVLRERLAMSVDEIQRLRADGAI; from the coding sequence ATGCGTCCACTTGAAGGCATCACCATTCTGGATCTGTCGCGGGTCCTCGCCTGTCCCTTCGCGTCGATGATTCTTGCGGAGCTGGGGGCGGAGGTCATCAAGGTCGAGCAGCCTGGCACCGGAGACGAGACGCGCTCGTTCGAGCCCAAGATGCAAGGCGAGGGCGGCGATGTCTCAGCCTACTACCTGGCATTCAACCGCAGCAAGCGGTCGGTGACGGTGAACCTGCGCTCTGAGCAAGGGCAGGCGGTGGTGCGCCAACTGGCTGCGCAGGCCGATGTGGTGCTGGAGAACTTTCCGGTCGGCAACTTGCGCAAATATGGCCTGGACTACCCCTCGCTGAGTGCCATCAACGACCAGTTGGTGTACGTGAGCTGCACCGGCTTTGGCATGACCGGGCCCTACGCCCAGCGAAAAGGCTATGACACGGTGTTCCAGGCCATGGCCGGCATCATGAGCCTGACCGGGGAGCGCGGTGGCGGTCCGGTCAAGCCCGGCTTGCCGGTGGCCGACCTGAGCTCTGGGCTGTGGGTGGCGATTGCGGTGCTGACGGCGCTGACGGGTCGCGCCAAGTCTGGCAAGGGCAGCCATGTGGATTTTTCGATGTTTGACGGCCAGGTGGGCTTGCTGTCGCTGGCCGCTGCACGCTGGTTTGCGCTGGGCGAGGTGCCCGAGCGGCTGGGCACGGAGCACCCCGGGCGTATCCCTTCGGCGGCCTTTGTCTGCGGCGATGGCAAGTGGGTACAGATCACCGGCAGCGACCAGCACTGGGCGCCGCTGTGCAACCTGCTGGGCCTGGAAGCCTGGGCGGCAGATGCTGCACTTGCCAAGAATGCGGAGCGCCTGGCGCGCCGCGAAGAGGTGATGGCGGGCCTGCAGGCCGCCATTGCGCGGCTGGACCGCGATGAGCTGTGCCGCCGCTGCGATGCGGTGGGCGTGCCCGCCGGCCCCATCTTGCAAGTCGATGAGGTGCTGAGCAATGCGCATGTCGCCGCGCGCGGCATGGTCGTGGAGTACCCGCATCCGCAGATTGGCAGCTTCCGTGGCCTGCGCATTCCCTTCCGTTTTGACGGGTTTGACGACCCCGAGGTTCAGCGCCCTCCGCTGCTTGGTGAGCACACCGATGAGGTGCTGCGCGAGCGCTTGGCGATGAGTGTGGACGAGATTCAGCGATTGCGTGCAGACGGCGCGATCTGA
- a CDS encoding enoyl-CoA hydratase/isomerase family protein, with translation MQTFPEFSTLRIDVDAAVATLWLARPESRNALNVAMCQELVEACDALEQADTVRVIVVRGEGVAFCAGADLKERQGMSPAEIIARRVNGFTAYAAIEALSKPVIAAIRGPAYGSGCEIAAACDFVLADTSAAFKYPEVGWGTVGATQRLPRMVGRRMAKELLFTGRVVDAQEALQLGMVNHVFSSDAFEEQVKAMALQIAAANPLTVALTKHSIDAGLDTTREGAMAVELLAIQENLRRSDWKKAIAGFGKKGDGDAAAQ, from the coding sequence ATGCAGACATTTCCTGAGTTCAGCACCCTGCGCATTGACGTGGATGCTGCGGTCGCCACCCTTTGGTTGGCCAGGCCTGAAAGCCGCAATGCCTTGAATGTGGCGATGTGCCAAGAGCTGGTCGAGGCCTGCGATGCATTGGAGCAGGCCGATACGGTGCGCGTCATCGTGGTGCGCGGCGAAGGGGTCGCCTTCTGCGCCGGGGCGGACCTCAAAGAACGGCAGGGTATGAGCCCCGCAGAGATCATCGCGCGCCGGGTCAATGGCTTCACCGCCTATGCGGCGATCGAAGCGCTGTCCAAACCCGTGATTGCTGCGATCCGGGGCCCAGCCTATGGCTCGGGCTGCGAGATTGCGGCAGCCTGCGACTTTGTGCTGGCGGATACTTCTGCCGCCTTCAAGTACCCCGAAGTGGGCTGGGGCACGGTGGGCGCAACCCAGCGCCTGCCGCGCATGGTGGGGCGGCGCATGGCCAAGGAGTTGCTGTTCACCGGCCGCGTCGTCGATGCCCAGGAGGCCTTGCAGTTGGGCATGGTGAACCATGTGTTCAGCAGCGATGCGTTTGAGGAACAGGTCAAGGCGATGGCGCTGCAGATCGCGGCCGCCAATCCACTCACGGTGGCGCTGACCAAGCACAGCATTGATGCCGGCCTGGACACCACCCGGGAAGGGGCTATGGCGGTTGAGCTGCTCGCCATCCAGGAGAATCTGCGCCGCAGCGACTGGAAGAAGGCCATCGCAGGCTTTGGCAAGAAGGGAGATGGCGATGCAGCTGCTCAATGA